A window of Desulfuromonas soudanensis genomic DNA:
GCCGGGATGTCGACGCGCGGCAACTTGTCGACGATCTGGTTGACCTGGGCGATGACGATGCCGCTTTTGAACGCCGTCGCTTCGACGATGGTCGGGGTGTCCTCGGTGTTGGGCCCGGTGTAGAGATTCCCCTCGCGGTCGGCGCTGTGGGCGACGATGAGCGCAACCTGCGGCGTCAGGTCGATGAAGTAGCGTCCGAAGAGCTCGAGATAGGTGTGGATGGCGCCGATCTGGATCTTCCCCTCCGCCACCAGCTGCGCCATGCGCGTCCCGACCGGCCCGGAAAAACTGAAGTCGACCTGCCGGGCAATGCCCCGCTCGAAGAGTTCGATATGTTCCGGCAGGGCGATGACCGATTGCACCATGTGCAGGTCATGCACTCGCTCCGGATTCACCCGGGACAGACACCGCGCCAGGAAATCCGCCTGCTTCTGGTTGTCTCCCTCCAAACAGACCCGGTCTCCCGGCTCGAGTATGGCTTCGAGCAGCGCCGTCACGGCATCGGCCGGCACCACTTTGCCGCGGCATATTTCGCCGGCCCGCTTCAGACGTCGGCGGCGGCTGTCGGCCTGCGTGGTCCATGATCGCGGGTTCATCTATCCTCCCTTATACAGCAGCTTGGGGAGCCACATCGCGACGTCCGGAAAGACGGCGAGCACGACGATGAACAGACCCATGATGATAATGAAAGGCAGGACACCCCAGGTGATCTCCTTGAAGGTGATGTCCGGAGCGATGCCGTTGATGACAAAGAGGTTGAGTCCGACCGGCGGGGTGATGAGGCCGAGTTCCATGTTGATGGTCAGCATGATCCCAAACCAGATGGGGTCGAACCCGTGGGCCAGAATCCCCGGCATGATGACCGGCGTCACCATCAGAATGATCGCCACAGGCGGCAGGAAAAATCCGAGCACCAGCAGCAGGATGTTCACCCAGAAGAGGAAGACCCACTTGGACATGTCCAGCGAGACCATCCATTCGGCGGCACTCTGAGTGATGTGCAGGTAGCTCATGACATAGGTGAACAAAAAAGCCATGGCAATGATCACCATGATCATGCAGCTCTCGCGGGCCGTCCCGCTGAGGATCACCTTGATATCCTCCCAGCGGTAGACGCCGTAGATCGCCACGACCATGACCAGGGCCGCCAAGGCGCCGACTCCGGCCACTTCCGAAGGGGTGGCGAAGCCGCCGTACATGGCCACCATCACCAGAACGATAAGAATCAGAAACGGCGCCAGACGCGGCAGGGTTTCCCAGCGCTGCTTCCAGGTGAAACTCTCCTCCTGCAGCAATTCGCGGCTTATGCTCCCTTCGTCAGAGGTCAAGGCGAACTTTTTCTCTTTCTGGATGGCGTAGATGACGTAAAAGCCGAAGAAGAGCGTCAGCAGGACCCCGGGGATGATCCCGGCAATGAATAACTGGCCGATGGAGACCTCGACAATGACGCCGTAGATGATCAGCGTGACGCTCGGCGGGATCAGGATGCCGAGGGTGCCGCCGGCGGCAATCAGTC
This region includes:
- a CDS encoding TRAP transporter large permease; translation: MGVFEQGLLYAATTLILLFSGMPIAFALGGVAVAFMLIFMPAMNIQMIPEILFSELDNFTLLAIPLFILMGAAIGKTRAAEDLYGSAHRWMYKLPGGLGVANVIGCSVFAAMCGSSPATCAAIGGMGIPEMRKRGYSSGLASGLIAAGGTLGILIPPSVTLIIYGVIVEVSIGQLFIAGIIPGVLLTLFFGFYVIYAIQKEKKFALTSDEGSISRELLQEESFTWKQRWETLPRLAPFLILIVLVMVAMYGGFATPSEVAGVGALAALVMVVAIYGVYRWEDIKVILSGTARESCMIMVIIAMAFLFTYVMSYLHITQSAAEWMVSLDMSKWVFLFWVNILLLVLGFFLPPVAIILMVTPVIMPGILAHGFDPIWFGIMLTINMELGLITPPVGLNLFVINGIAPDITFKEITWGVLPFIIIMGLFIVVLAVFPDVAMWLPKLLYKGG